A single region of the Triticum dicoccoides isolate Atlit2015 ecotype Zavitan chromosome 2B, WEW_v2.0, whole genome shotgun sequence genome encodes:
- the LOC119363889 gene encoding pentatricopeptide repeat-containing protein ELI1, chloroplastic-like has translation MSAAVLPSVAPARDSGGHHGALIADRAASLLAACSTARRASELHAAVVRTGIDSDRAVAFRLQRAYAASGRLGLSLTLLRRTQDPTAIFYTSAIHAHSSRGLHLPALALLSDMLSEGLLPTAHTLSASLPACRGLALGRALHAYAFKLALSGDSYVATALLSMYARAGDAAAARALFDEMPDPHVVSVTAMLTCYANMGALDDARRLFDGLPRKDFICWNAMIDGYTQHGKPNEALQLFRRMLRSSVEPDEVTVVLVLSAVAQLGTVESGKWLHSYVKNNWRVQLNVRVGTALIDMYCKCGSLEDAVAVFHGIGDKDIVVWNAMINGYAMHGDSRKALEMFVQLREQGLWPTDITFIGLLNACSHSGLVEEGRRFFQSMEHEYGIDPKIEHYDCMVDLLGRAGLIEEAFHLVQSMTITPDAVMWVSLLAACRLHKNMALGQRFADFLVAKGLANSGVYILLSNIYAAVGKWEEVARVRSMMKASGIEIDRKVYEFVAGDMSHPCTNEIYAMLDKMNGLVKEHGHVPQTELVLHDLDEATKEKALAVHSEKLAVAFGLISTQPGVTIKIVKNLRACSDCHAVLKLISKITSRKIVFRDRNRFHHFVDGSCTCGDYW, from the coding sequence ATGTCCGCCGCAGTGCTCCCCTCTGTCGCCCCCGCCAGGGACTCCGGCGGCCACCATGGCGCCCTCATCGCCGATCGCGCCGCGTCGCTCCTCGCCGCTTGCTCGACGGCCCGCCGCGCCTCCGAGCTTCACGCGGCCGTGGTCCGCACGGGCATCGACAGCGACCGGGCCGTCGCCTTCCGCCTGCAGCGCGCCTACGCCGCGTCCGGCCGCCTCGGCCTCTCGCTCACCCTCCTCCGCCGCACCCAGGACCCCACCGCCATCTTCTACACCTCCGCCATCCATGCCCACTCCTCCCGCGGCCTCCACCTCCCCGCGCTCGCGCTCCTCTCCGACATGCTGTCTGAGGGTCTCCTGCCCACCGCCCACACCCTCTCCGCATCCCTCCCCGCTTGCCGCGGACTCGccctggggcgcgccctgcacGCGTACGCTTTCAAGCTGGCCCTCTCCGGTGACTCCTACGTCGCCACCGCGCTGCTCAGCATGTACGCGCGGGCGGGGGACGCCGCTGCCGCTCGTGCTCTTTTCGACGAGATGCCAGATCCGCACGTCGTGTCTGTCACGGCGATGCTCACCTGCTACGCGAACATGGGTGCGCTGGACGACGCGCGCAGGCTGTTCGACGGGTTGCCCAGGAAGGACTTCATCTGTTGGAACGCGATGATTGACGGGTACACGCAGCACGGGAAGCCTAATGAGGCGCTCCAGTTGTTTCGGCGGATGCTGAGGTCGAGCGTTGAGCCTGACGAGGTGACAGTTGTGCTGGTGCTGTCTGCGGTTGCGCAGCTTGGTACGGTGGAGTCAGGGAAGTGGCTTCATTCCTATGTCAAGAACAATTGGCGTGTTCAACTCAATGTCAGAGTGGGCACGGCACTCATTGACATGTACTGCAAATGCGGAAGCTTGGAGGACGCTGTTGCCGTATTCCACGGCATTGGTGACAAAGATATTGTTGTGTGGAACGCCATGATCAATGGTTATGCAATGCACGGAGATAGCAGAAAGGCACTGGAGATGTTTGTGCAATTGCGGGAGCAGGGCCTGTGGCCGACAGATATCACCTTCATTGGTTTGCTCAATGCGTGCAGTCATTCTGGGCTGGTTGAGGAGGGCCGCAGGTTCTTCCAGTCGATGGAGCATGAGTACGGCATTGATCCCAAGATCGAGCACTATGATTGCATGGTGGACCTTCTGGGTCGTGCGGGGCTCATAGAAGAAGCATTCCATCTTGTGCAGAGCATGACAATAACACCTGACGCTGTCATGTGGGTGTCACTACTTGCTGCATGCCGGCTTCACAAGAACATGGCGTTAGGCCAGCGGTTTGCGGACTTCCTTGTTGCCAAGGGGTTAGCCAACTCAGGGGTGTATATCCTCCTTTCCAACATCTATGCAGCTGTCGGTAAATGGGAAGAAGTGGCGCGGGTGCGGTCCATGATGAAGGCTAGTGGTATTGAGATAGACCGCAAGGTATACGAGTTCGTTGCGGGGGATATGAGCCACCCCTGCACCAATGAAATATATGCCATGTTAGACAAGATGAATGGCCTTGTGAAGGAGCATGGACATGTTCCGCAAACAGAGCTGGTTCTACATGACCTGGATGAGGCCACGAAGGAGAAGGCACTTGCGGTCCACAGCGAGAAGCTTGCTGTTGCATTTGGACTGATAAGCACGCAGCCTGGGGTGACGATCAAGATTGTCAAGAACCTACGGGCATGCTCCGACTGCCATGCAGTGCTGAAGCTGATATCCAAGATCACTAGCAGGAAGATTGTGTTCAGAGACAGAAACAGATTCCACCATTTTGTCGACGGGTCCTGCACTTGTGGAGATTACTGGTGA
- the LOC119363888 gene encoding uncharacterized protein LOC119363888, with the protein MLLPVGNHGGDGDCGAVQLAAEIEELSLGSTGGLGDRLSALPDDILHSILLRLPSTPAAARTCVLSRRWRGIWAQLPEIRFPFPSDPAAVGPALAASAAGPALRLLHVACRDDTGANAWLRTAASRLIAGGELYFYKRTPGEEKGQAEALSWQCRTFELPCFETAAKVWLRLGFVDLELPLTGVFFRLTELRLEHVNLECGFQLGDMVSSSRCPALRELCIASARGVVSLCIISQTLERLELDILHGLEELTVIAPMLRALNVYACFAWRKPVAAIYASMLEVLWWSDAFDPSFVLFSDVQNLQQLATFDIHVYGRFDYALLQDYVMLLQHFPTVSCLDLKLNYQRDLSQYEYLMGIITRLPKIKILSLWLHTKGHAIGPSVFHLLSKCPGIRGLKLTLIDNLEVDTPCTSVCACCQQQNWSTSYTLDVLEEVEIRNFRGLEHDFAFVDMLFGVSTGIKKMTITLHHLASPSEELRSLGNLGACFEINYNTSEVSYAPPGSLFPKTPDDCCE; encoded by the exons ATGCTTCTTCCTGTGGGCAaccacggcggcgacggcgactgcgGCGCCGTTCAGCTCGCCGCCGAGATCGAGGAGCTCTCCTTGGGTTCCACGGGCGGTCTAGGGGACCGTCTCAGCGCGCTCCCCGACGATATCCTCCATTCCATCCTCCTGCGCCTCCCTTCCACCCCCGCCGCCGCCCGGACCTGCGTCCTCTCACGCCGCTGGCGCGGAATCTGGGCCCAGCTCCCGGAGATCCGATTCCCCTTCCCCTCCGACCCGGCCGCCGTCGGCCCCGCGCTCGCCGCCAGCGCCGCTGGCCCggccctccgcctcctccacgttGCGTGCCGCGACGACACCGGCGCCAACGCTTGGCTCCGCACCGCCGCGAGCCGGCTCATCGCAGGCGGAGAGCTTTACTTCTACAAAAGGACGCCGGGGGAGGAGAAGGGGCAGGCGGAGGCGCTGTCCTGGCAGTGCCGCACCTTCGAGCTGCCCTGCTTCGAGACGGCTGCCAAGGTATGGCTCCGCCTAGGGTTCGTCGACCTGGAGCTCCCACTGACCGGCGTGTTCTTCAGGCTCACTGAGCTGCGCTTGGAACACGTGAATTTGGAGTGTGGTTTCCAGCTCGGCGACATGGTCTCGTCGTCACGGTGCCCGGCGCTGCGGGAGCTCTGCATCGCAAGTGCCCGGGGAGTGGTCAGCCTCTGCATCATCTCGCAGACACTTGAGCGTCTTGAATTGGATATTCTGCATGGACTTGAGGAGCTCACTGTTATTGCGCCAATGCTCAGAGCGTTGAATGTGTACGCTTGCTTTGCTTGGAGGAAGCCAGTCGCTGCCATTTATGCATCGATGCTGGAGGTTCTCTGGTGGAGTGATGCATTTGATCCGAGCTTCGTACTGTTCAGCGACGTGCAGAATCTCCAGCAGCTGGCCACCTTCGACATCCATGTTTATGGGCGCTTTGATTACGCACTCCTTCAGGATTATGTGATGCTCTTACAGCACTTTCCAACTGTCTCCTGCCTTGACCTCAAACTGAACTATCAACGT GATTTAAGTCAGTATGAATACTTGATGGGTATCATAACCAGGCTTCCCAAAATTAAGATTTTGTCCCTGTGGTTACACACAAAAGGACATGCAATTGGGCCTTCTGTGTTCCATCTGCTGAGCAAATGTCCTGGTATTAGAGGGCTGAAGCTGACGCTAATTGACAACTTAGAG GTGGATACACCGTGCACATCGGTTTGTGCTTGTTGTCAGCAACAGAACTGGAGTACATCTTACACCTTGGATGTCCTTGAGGAAGTGGAAATCCGTAACTTCAGAGGATTGGAACATGATTTCGCCTTCGTGGATATGCTGTTTGGTGTGTCCACGGGTATAAAGAAGATGACGATAACACTCCATCATCTGGCCAGTCCAAGCGAGGAGCTCCGCAGCTTGGGCAACCTGGGGGCCTGTTTCGAAATAAATTATAATACGAGCGAGGTGTCGTATGCACCGCCCGGCAGTCTGTTCCCAAAGACCCCGGACGACTGTTGTGAATAG